Proteins encoded together in one Peribacillus asahii window:
- a CDS encoding acyl-CoA dehydrogenase family protein, whose product MKESAVLNNQKVQTSIFTDEHVMFRDSLRKFLEKEAVPFFDQWEADRIIPRSFWEKMGEKGFICPWVSEEYGGLGTDFAFSAILGEELARVGAGLTGIGTHSNIIVPYIASFGTEEQKRKYLPGCVSGEIITAIAMTEPGAGSDLASIRTTAIKDGDHYVINGQKTFITNGIHSDLIIVACKTDPKASRPHKGVSLLLVERDTLGFSRGRKLNKVGMHSQDTAELIFENARVPVSNLLGEEGKGFSYLMTKLQQERLIASLNALVAAEDMLQLTIQYVKEREAFGRSISKFQNTQFKIAEMATEVQIGRTFVNDLIAKHIDSENIVTQVSMAKWWITDMAKRVATECMQLHGGYGYMEEYKIARRYRDIPVTSIFAGSNEIMKVIISKQLGL is encoded by the coding sequence ATGAAAGAATCTGCTGTTTTAAACAATCAAAAAGTTCAGACTTCTATTTTTACCGATGAGCATGTTATGTTTCGTGATTCGCTTAGAAAGTTTCTCGAAAAAGAAGCGGTGCCTTTTTTTGACCAGTGGGAAGCGGATCGTATTATCCCAAGATCCTTTTGGGAGAAGATGGGTGAAAAAGGATTCATTTGTCCATGGGTAAGTGAAGAATATGGCGGTTTAGGTACGGATTTTGCCTTTTCCGCTATTTTAGGAGAAGAGTTAGCAAGAGTAGGTGCAGGGTTAACAGGAATTGGTACACATAGCAATATTATTGTCCCTTACATTGCATCATTTGGTACAGAAGAGCAAAAAAGAAAATACCTTCCTGGCTGTGTAAGCGGGGAAATCATAACAGCTATTGCCATGACTGAACCAGGGGCGGGCTCAGATTTAGCCAGCATTCGTACAACAGCAATTAAAGATGGTGACCACTATGTCATTAATGGACAAAAAACATTTATTACAAATGGAATTCATTCAGATTTAATTATCGTTGCTTGTAAAACAGATCCAAAAGCATCACGGCCGCATAAAGGGGTTAGTTTATTGCTCGTGGAGAGAGATACGTTAGGTTTCTCTAGAGGGCGTAAATTGAATAAAGTAGGTATGCATAGTCAAGACACAGCTGAACTTATTTTTGAGAATGCTAGAGTTCCGGTTTCCAATCTTCTAGGAGAAGAAGGAAAAGGTTTTTCCTACTTAATGACTAAGCTGCAACAGGAAAGATTAATTGCCTCTCTTAATGCTCTTGTAGCAGCTGAAGATATGCTTCAACTAACCATTCAATATGTAAAAGAGCGCGAAGCCTTTGGAAGGTCAATCAGTAAGTTTCAAAATACACAGTTTAAAATTGCTGAAATGGCTACTGAAGTTCAAATTGGCCGTACTTTCGTTAATGATTTAATTGCTAAACATATCGATTCAGAAAATATCGTGACTCAAGTATCGATGGCCAAATGGTGGATTACCGATATGGCAAAACGTGTGGCGACAGAATGTATGCAGCTGCACGGAGGATATGGCTATATGGAAGAGTACAAGATTGCCCGTCGCTATCGAGATATTCCAGTTACTTCAATCTTTGCAGGCTCCAATGAAATTATGAAGGTCATTATTTCAAAACAATTAGGCTTATAA
- a CDS encoding acyl-CoA dehydrogenase family protein yields the protein MTSTSVKENVQFHEELRQSVRNVCSQFPDSYWRELDAKLAYPEEFVNEITRNGFLAALIPEEYGGSGLGITEASIILEEINRSGGNAGACHAQMYTMGTLLRHGSAEQKAKYLPKIADGSLRLQAFGVTEPNTGTDTTKLKTFAERKGDKYIVNGQKVFISRAEHSDLMILLVRTTPIEQVKKKTEGLSVLLVDLKEAIGNGLTIRPLRTMMNHATTELFIEDLEVPVENLIGEEGKGFKYILDGMNAERILIAAECIGDGRWFIERATNYANERIVFSRQIGQNQGVQFPIARAHVNIEAADLMRFKAAELFDSGEKCAAEANMSKLLAADASWEAANVALQTHGGFGFAEEYDVERKFKETRLYQVAPISTNLILSYVAEHVLGLPRSY from the coding sequence ATGACTAGTACAAGTGTAAAAGAAAATGTTCAATTTCATGAAGAATTAAGACAAAGTGTTCGCAATGTTTGCAGCCAATTCCCAGATTCCTATTGGAGAGAGTTAGACGCCAAATTAGCTTATCCTGAAGAATTCGTTAACGAGATTACAAGAAACGGATTTTTAGCGGCTCTTATTCCGGAAGAGTATGGCGGTTCTGGTCTTGGAATTACAGAAGCTTCTATTATATTAGAAGAAATCAATCGTTCAGGAGGCAATGCAGGAGCTTGTCATGCTCAAATGTATACAATGGGTACATTGCTTCGTCACGGAAGCGCAGAACAAAAAGCGAAATATTTACCTAAAATTGCAGATGGCTCTCTTAGATTACAAGCATTTGGTGTAACAGAACCAAATACGGGGACAGATACAACAAAATTAAAAACATTTGCAGAACGTAAAGGTGATAAATATATTGTGAATGGACAAAAAGTCTTTATCTCACGCGCAGAACATTCTGACTTGATGATTTTATTAGTTCGTACAACCCCAATTGAACAAGTGAAAAAGAAGACAGAAGGCTTATCGGTTTTACTAGTGGATCTTAAAGAAGCTATTGGAAACGGCCTTACAATTCGTCCGCTTCGTACGATGATGAACCATGCTACTACTGAGCTATTTATAGAAGATTTAGAAGTTCCAGTTGAAAACCTTATCGGAGAAGAAGGGAAAGGCTTTAAGTATATTTTAGATGGTATGAATGCAGAACGTATATTAATTGCGGCAGAATGTATTGGTGATGGTCGCTGGTTCATCGAGCGTGCAACTAATTATGCAAATGAACGAATCGTTTTCAGTCGACAAATCGGGCAAAACCAAGGGGTACAATTTCCAATTGCTCGAGCACATGTAAATATTGAAGCGGCAGATCTTATGCGCTTTAAAGCAGCAGAGCTATTTGATTCAGGTGAAAAATGTGCAGCGGAGGCTAATATGTCAAAACTTCTTGCCGCAGACGCTTCATGGGAAGCGGCAAACGTTGCCCTGCAAACACATGGTGGTTTTGGATTTGCGGAAGAGTATGATGTAGAACGCAAATTTAAAGAAACTAGATTATATCAGGTAGCTCCTATCTCAACGAATTTAATACTTTCTTATGTTGCAGAGCACGTGCTAGGGTTGCCAAGGTCGTATTAA
- a CDS encoding SDR family NAD(P)-dependent oxidoreductase, giving the protein MKKLENKVAVVTGSGRGIGRDIALLMAKEGAKVVVNDLGGGSDGNGNDTKVADEVVQEIRELGGEAVANYDSVSEYESATKIVETALTEFGRIDIVVNNAGILRDRMLFKMSEEEWDAVIAVHLKGSFNMTRAAAPYFKEQKSGRFINFTSTSGLIGNVGQANYAAAKLGIAGLNRITALDMARYNVTANAVAPFAWSRLIGSIPTETDDQKARVDKLKQLSPAHIAPLVAFLSSDEAADVSGQIFGVRGKEIMVFSQPRPVRSVYNAEGWSIDSLSSIKGSLQSSFTPLEVSADVFPYEPLV; this is encoded by the coding sequence ATGAAAAAATTAGAAAATAAGGTTGCAGTTGTTACAGGTTCAGGTCGTGGAATTGGTCGAGATATCGCGTTATTAATGGCTAAAGAAGGAGCAAAGGTCGTTGTCAATGACTTGGGCGGTGGATCTGATGGAAATGGGAACGATACAAAAGTGGCAGATGAAGTAGTTCAAGAAATTAGAGAACTAGGTGGAGAAGCTGTAGCCAATTATGATTCGGTTTCTGAATATGAAAGCGCTACAAAAATTGTAGAAACAGCATTAACGGAGTTTGGCCGTATCGATATTGTTGTCAATAATGCTGGTATTTTACGAGATCGCATGCTGTTCAAAATGAGTGAAGAGGAATGGGATGCTGTTATTGCCGTACATCTAAAAGGCTCATTTAATATGACAAGAGCAGCCGCTCCATATTTTAAAGAACAAAAAAGCGGCCGCTTCATTAACTTTACATCTACATCAGGCTTAATTGGTAATGTCGGTCAAGCAAACTACGCTGCAGCAAAATTAGGGATTGCGGGTCTTAATAGAATAACAGCGTTAGATATGGCCCGCTATAATGTAACAGCTAATGCGGTCGCGCCGTTTGCATGGAGTCGATTAATTGGTTCCATTCCGACTGAGACAGACGACCAAAAGGCTAGAGTCGATAAACTTAAGCAACTATCCCCAGCTCATATTGCACCATTAGTCGCTTTCTTAAGTTCGGATGAAGCGGCTGATGTTTCCGGCCAAATTTTCGGTGTTAGAGGCAAGGAAATTATGGTCTTTTCACAGCCGCGTCCAGTTCGTTCTGTTTATAATGCAGAAGGCTGGTCCATCGATAGCCTAAGTTCGATTAAAGGATCCTTACAATCTAGTTTTACTCCGCTTGAAGTAAGTGCTGACGTATTCCCATATGAGCCATTAGTATAA
- a CDS encoding enoyl-CoA hydratase/isomerase family protein: MIYENIDVTIENGICTVKLNRPEVRNALGLEMREELKDFFTSVKQNDEVKVIVLTGEGKAFSAGGDLSALKEVDAVSGRKRLQAGHEMIHSIVNLEKPVIAAINGVAAGAGVSLAVACDMVIASRSAAFIQSFAKVGLIPDLGAIHFLPKLIGRHRALELMFLGEKVSAEQAQNIGMINRVVEDERLMDEVHALALQLVEGPDMALGFMKKLVNRSVLADLDETLELEGFAQAMCFESKDFKEGVQAFFEKRKPVFNQ, encoded by the coding sequence ATGATTTATGAAAATATTGATGTAACAATTGAAAATGGAATTTGTACGGTTAAGCTAAATCGCCCGGAAGTTAGAAATGCACTAGGATTGGAAATGCGGGAAGAGTTAAAAGATTTTTTCACTTCTGTTAAACAGAATGATGAAGTAAAAGTCATCGTTTTAACGGGTGAAGGGAAAGCGTTCTCAGCTGGGGGTGATTTAAGCGCATTAAAAGAAGTAGATGCTGTTTCAGGTAGAAAGAGACTGCAAGCGGGACATGAAATGATTCATTCCATAGTGAATTTAGAAAAGCCTGTTATTGCAGCAATCAATGGTGTTGCCGCAGGAGCGGGAGTCAGTTTAGCGGTAGCTTGTGACATGGTTATAGCCAGCCGTTCCGCTGCTTTTATCCAAAGTTTTGCAAAGGTAGGATTAATACCTGACCTTGGAGCAATTCATTTTTTACCGAAACTAATAGGGCGTCATCGTGCATTAGAGCTTATGTTTTTAGGAGAAAAAGTATCTGCTGAACAGGCACAAAATATTGGTATGATCAATCGTGTTGTTGAAGATGAACGATTAATGGATGAAGTACATGCTTTAGCCTTACAGCTTGTAGAAGGACCAGATATGGCATTAGGGTTTATGAAGAAGTTGGTTAATCGTAGTGTTCTAGCAGATCTTGATGAAACGCTAGAATTGGAAGGGTTTGCACAAGCTATGTGTTTTGAATCAAAGGATTTCAAAGAAGGTGTTCAGGCTTTTTTTGAAAAACGTAAACCTGTGTTTAATCAATAA
- a CDS encoding acetyl-CoA hydrolase/transferase family protein, whose amino-acid sequence MKKKEWGAIYNARLTSVEQAINRIQSGQKVFLAPFCNEPQTLVEELVQQKNRLQDVFLYNLVIGSPCLYADPDCHSHFKIRTFLSSSLLKSAFLNQVCDYVPVNLSEIPHWIHQENIDIALIQVSPPNDEGYCNLGISVDAVQTLIKQATVVIAQVNNQLPLTYGDTLVHVSEIDYFVVSNRPLLSVPDGKPSDEELTIGKYVAELIPDYATIQVGLGKIAKSVLLSLTSKKGLGVHSGSITDPVTELIDLGVITNERKEINPYKTVCATLTGTETLYKYAHQNPNIQLFPTDYTHNAAIISKISNFHSVNSALEVDIFGQINAEQVSSYPVAGVGGQMDFIHGARLSQGGKAIIALPSTAKRGTESRIKIKLPYVTSIKSEIDYVVTEYGIAKLFGKSLTERAQALIHIAHPDFREALSHEFEQSLSVQA is encoded by the coding sequence ATGAAAAAGAAAGAATGGGGTGCCATATACAATGCTAGACTAACGAGTGTCGAGCAAGCGATCAATAGGATACAGTCAGGTCAAAAAGTATTCCTTGCACCTTTTTGTAACGAACCACAAACGTTAGTGGAAGAACTCGTTCAACAAAAGAATCGTTTACAAGATGTATTTCTATACAATCTTGTGATTGGCAGTCCATGTTTATATGCAGATCCAGATTGTCACTCACATTTTAAAATTCGCACCTTTTTAAGCTCTTCTCTTTTAAAAAGCGCATTTTTAAATCAAGTGTGCGACTATGTTCCTGTAAATCTTTCAGAAATTCCGCACTGGATTCATCAAGAGAACATAGATATAGCTCTTATACAAGTTTCACCTCCAAATGATGAAGGATATTGCAACCTAGGTATATCCGTAGATGCTGTACAAACATTGATTAAGCAAGCAACGGTCGTCATTGCGCAAGTGAATAACCAACTTCCGCTTACTTACGGAGATACTCTTGTACATGTATCAGAAATTGATTATTTTGTTGTTTCTAATCGACCATTGCTTAGCGTTCCTGATGGAAAACCATCTGACGAGGAGCTGACGATTGGAAAATACGTCGCAGAACTTATACCAGATTACGCAACGATTCAAGTAGGACTTGGTAAGATTGCAAAGAGTGTTTTATTATCTCTTACATCAAAAAAAGGATTAGGTGTTCATTCAGGATCAATCACCGATCCCGTTACAGAGTTGATTGATCTTGGTGTGATTACAAATGAGCGAAAAGAGATTAATCCTTACAAAACAGTATGTGCAACGCTAACTGGTACAGAAACATTATATAAATATGCCCATCAGAATCCAAACATACAATTGTTCCCCACAGATTATACTCACAATGCTGCAATTATTTCAAAAATAAGTAATTTCCATTCTGTTAATTCGGCACTTGAAGTCGATATATTCGGTCAAATTAATGCTGAGCAGGTTAGCAGCTATCCAGTAGCTGGCGTTGGCGGCCAAATGGATTTCATTCATGGAGCGAGGCTCTCACAAGGTGGAAAGGCTATCATAGCACTTCCTTCTACAGCGAAGAGAGGAACTGAATCCCGCATTAAAATTAAGCTTCCATACGTTACGTCCATCAAATCTGAAATCGATTATGTTGTGACCGAATATGGAATTGCTAAATTGTTTGGAAAATCGCTCACTGAAAGAGCACAAGCTTTAATTCATATAGCACATCCCGATTTCCGTGAAGCACTTTCTCATGAATTTGAGCAAAGCCTATCTGTGCAAGCTTAA
- a CDS encoding CaiB/BaiF CoA transferase family protein, with protein MGALNGVKVLDLSRLLPGPYCSLIMADYGAEVIKIEEPGQGDYIRWRKPAIEEIGARHLTVNRNKKSIELNLKTEEGKAIFKKMAESADVILESFRPGVMDRLGIGYDEISKINEGIVYCSLTGYGQTGPYRRLPGHDINYIGYSGILGLIGEKDGKPVVPGVQIADLGGGALMALSGIMMALFHKEKTGKGQYVDISMLDGAVTWLYAALSDYFASGSIPERGKTRLDGHFAFYNVYETKDQKYLSVGASEKKFWKEICELVGKPEWIELHEGPEDVQEQLKKDMSELFKQRNQQEWLDLLQTKDTCVGPVYNIDEIFSDSQIIERELFTEMNHPVAGMIKQIGFPIKFSHTPGKIHSHAPILGEHTEEILSALNYSRANIDDFRSKGVIGTHTPVGN; from the coding sequence GTGGGAGCACTTAACGGAGTTAAAGTATTAGATTTATCAAGGCTACTTCCAGGACCTTATTGTTCATTGATAATGGCAGACTACGGGGCAGAAGTTATTAAGATTGAAGAACCAGGGCAAGGAGATTATATACGCTGGAGAAAGCCGGCCATTGAAGAAATTGGGGCCAGACATTTAACGGTAAATCGAAATAAAAAAAGTATTGAATTAAACCTTAAGACTGAAGAAGGCAAAGCGATTTTCAAGAAAATGGCTGAAAGCGCGGATGTTATTTTAGAAAGCTTTCGTCCAGGGGTCATGGATCGATTAGGTATCGGTTATGATGAAATTTCCAAGATTAATGAAGGAATTGTGTATTGTTCGTTAACAGGGTATGGACAAACTGGTCCTTATCGCCGCTTACCTGGACATGATATCAATTATATCGGTTACAGCGGCATATTAGGTTTGATTGGTGAGAAGGATGGAAAGCCAGTTGTTCCAGGGGTCCAAATTGCTGATTTAGGCGGAGGGGCATTAATGGCGCTATCCGGCATTATGATGGCACTTTTTCATAAAGAAAAAACCGGAAAGGGTCAATATGTGGATATATCGATGCTAGATGGCGCTGTTACATGGTTATATGCGGCACTCTCAGATTATTTTGCTTCAGGTTCTATTCCAGAAAGAGGGAAAACTCGTTTGGATGGCCACTTTGCTTTTTACAATGTCTACGAAACGAAAGATCAGAAATATCTTTCAGTTGGAGCATCCGAAAAGAAATTTTGGAAAGAAATTTGCGAATTAGTCGGAAAGCCTGAGTGGATTGAACTCCATGAAGGACCCGAAGACGTTCAAGAACAATTAAAGAAAGATATGAGTGAATTATTTAAACAAAGAAATCAGCAAGAATGGCTGGATTTATTACAAACAAAAGATACATGTGTGGGACCTGTTTATAATATCGATGAAATCTTTTCAGATTCTCAAATTATTGAGAGAGAGTTATTTACTGAAATGAATCACCCTGTAGCGGGAATGATTAAGCAAATTGGATTCCCTATTAAATTTTCACATACGCCAGGAAAAATTCATTCTCATGCACCGATTCTTGGAGAGCATACCGAGGAAATTTTATCGGCATTAAATTACTCTAGAGCTAACATTGATGATTTTAGAAGTAAAGGAGTAATTGGTACTCATACGCCAGTTGGAAATTGA
- a CDS encoding hydroxymethylglutaryl-CoA lyase translates to MFIPKEVEIIEVGPRDGLQNEPLAISTEQKKELIARLAKAGFSRMETTSFVHPKWVPQMADCEEIARYCNELGITYIALTPNMKALERAIAATVPQMAVFIGASSEFNKKNINKTTSESLAECEPMFARAKQEGMFIRAYISMAFTCPFQGEVTFDEVKYVCDRFIQLGADEIDVGDTNGQADPKMVYERFSRLQDLYPDTTFVGHFHDTEKMALANVIAAIQAGITKFDSSVGGLGGCPYSPGATGNVATEELVNMLIRMGCETNLNFDELVKASPFAKSLSSRI, encoded by the coding sequence TTGTTTATTCCTAAGGAAGTTGAAATTATTGAAGTTGGACCACGTGATGGTTTGCAAAACGAACCGCTAGCTATATCGACAGAACAAAAAAAGGAACTAATTGCAAGGCTCGCTAAAGCAGGATTTTCGCGCATGGAAACAACATCCTTTGTACATCCGAAGTGGGTTCCGCAAATGGCTGATTGTGAAGAAATTGCTCGTTATTGTAATGAGCTTGGGATTACCTATATCGCTCTAACTCCAAATATGAAAGCCTTGGAGAGAGCGATTGCTGCAACAGTCCCGCAAATGGCCGTTTTTATCGGAGCAAGTTCTGAATTTAATAAAAAGAATATTAATAAAACGACTTCAGAATCTTTGGCTGAATGCGAGCCGATGTTTGCTAGAGCAAAGCAAGAAGGGATGTTCATTCGTGCTTATATATCGATGGCCTTCACGTGTCCATTCCAAGGTGAAGTGACATTTGATGAAGTGAAATATGTTTGCGATCGCTTTATACAGCTTGGGGCAGATGAAATTGATGTAGGAGATACGAATGGGCAAGCAGATCCAAAGATGGTGTATGAGCGTTTTTCTAGATTGCAAGATTTATATCCCGATACTACGTTTGTTGGACATTTCCATGATACAGAAAAAATGGCGCTAGCAAATGTAATTGCTGCCATACAAGCAGGGATTACAAAATTTGATAGTTCCGTTGGAGGTCTTGGCGGTTGTCCCTATTCTCCAGGAGCAACGGGTAATGTTGCAACAGAGGAATTAGTAAATATGCTTATACGAATGGGATGCGAAACCAATCTTAATTTCGATGAACTAGTAAAAGCGAGTCCTTTTGCTAAAAGCCTTTCAAGTCGAATATAA
- a CDS encoding IclR family transcriptional regulator, with the protein MENAKTKEKKKYSVPALENAFGILKLLSRKRFSESTVTEIANALSLSPATCYRILQSLENLSIVRYLEDKKRYTLGPYLVVLGERAKEHLDYISVIMPYLEDLTRQTGMTSILVNKIGEEKLAIIAKSEASDFGVSVSVGRHFSITDGSFGMCFLAYMDKELREYYLKQAQGLKSFSEEDLQLIERDIENLKKNGYAITYGEYIKGLCGIAAPIFDTRNKVEMSIELIGFTSQFEKEDLHVKGKLMKEVADEISRRIRSF; encoded by the coding sequence ATGGAAAATGCTAAAACTAAGGAAAAAAAGAAATATTCAGTACCAGCATTGGAAAATGCCTTTGGAATACTAAAGTTGCTCAGTCGTAAACGTTTTAGTGAAAGCACTGTAACGGAGATTGCTAATGCATTATCATTGAGTCCAGCCACTTGTTACAGAATTTTACAAAGTTTGGAAAATCTTTCGATTGTTCGATATTTAGAGGATAAAAAAAGATATACGCTAGGTCCATATCTTGTTGTTTTAGGAGAAAGAGCAAAGGAACATTTAGATTATATCTCTGTCATTATGCCTTATCTAGAAGACTTAACGAGACAAACCGGCATGACTTCGATTCTAGTTAATAAAATTGGTGAAGAAAAATTAGCGATTATAGCAAAATCAGAAGCTAGTGATTTTGGAGTAAGTGTATCAGTAGGAAGACATTTTTCAATTACTGACGGTTCATTTGGAATGTGCTTTCTAGCATATATGGATAAGGAATTACGAGAATATTATTTAAAACAAGCTCAAGGCTTAAAGTCATTTTCAGAAGAGGACTTACAACTAATCGAAAGAGATATTGAGAATCTAAAGAAAAATGGGTATGCGATTACTTATGGAGAGTATATAAAAGGGTTATGTGGCATAGCCGCTCCAATCTTTGATACTAGAAATAAAGTTGAAATGTCCATAGAGTTAATTGGTTTTACTTCTCAATTTGAGAAAGAAGATCTTCATGTAAAAGGCAAGCTAATGAAAGAAGTAGCTGATGAAATCAGTAGAAGAATTAGGAGCTTTTAA
- a CDS encoding enoyl-CoA hydratase/isomerase family protein: protein MAFVEWKRVGETGTIAEIVLSRPEARNAFNSEMAEQILGIFQTIAKSDVRVVLLTSSNPKSFCSGADLKERNNMTETEWRTQHQLFQNMFNSIQDLKQPVIAVVDGYALAGGFEMILNCDMIVAAETATFGLPEVTRGIMPGGGGTRLLSKRIGVHRAKEWVCTGKMVSGVEADRAGLVNILAKSSDIREKALALADKISSNAPLAVQNCKAAVDEIFGMPNEEARKIEIDYYNRCINTEDRLEGVRAFVEKRSPQFVGK from the coding sequence ATGGCATTTGTTGAATGGAAAAGAGTTGGAGAAACAGGTACGATTGCGGAAATTGTTTTAAGCCGTCCAGAAGCGAGAAACGCATTTAACTCAGAAATGGCTGAACAAATTCTCGGAATTTTTCAAACGATAGCAAAAAGCGATGTTAGAGTTGTTTTGCTTACCTCTTCCAATCCAAAATCCTTTTGCTCTGGAGCTGATTTAAAAGAACGAAATAATATGACAGAAACAGAATGGCGTACGCAACATCAACTATTTCAAAATATGTTTAATAGTATACAAGATTTAAAACAACCTGTAATAGCTGTAGTCGATGGATATGCGCTAGCCGGAGGATTTGAAATGATTTTAAACTGCGACATGATCGTAGCTGCAGAAACCGCAACCTTTGGTTTACCTGAAGTAACACGAGGAATTATGCCTGGCGGCGGCGGTACAAGGCTACTATCTAAACGTATCGGAGTTCATCGAGCGAAAGAGTGGGTATGTACAGGGAAAATGGTTTCTGGTGTAGAAGCTGATCGAGCGGGACTTGTGAATATTCTAGCAAAATCAAGTGATATACGAGAAAAGGCGCTAGCGTTGGCGGATAAAATCTCTAGTAATGCCCCGCTGGCTGTTCAAAATTGTAAAGCAGCTGTAGATGAAATATTCGGAATGCCAAATGAAGAGGCAAGAAAAATAGAAATAGACTATTACAACCGTTGTATTAATACGGAAGATCGATTGGAAGGAGTTCGTGCTTTTGTAGAAAAGCGTTCACCACAGTTTGTCGGTAAATGA
- a CDS encoding thiolase family protein, protein MRNAVIIDSVRTAVGRMGGTLKDIEVDYLAAKVLDEILVRTGIDKSHVDEVILGQAKQSTDAPNLARLALLRAGLPIEITGYTVHRQCGSGIQAMNNGAQQIMCGLSDIIIAGGAESMSTAPYYLRNARYGFGIGNAEILDSNTESQPRAQPIETYGHLTMGMTAENLAEQYSISRTEQDEFALRSQENAQRAISTGLFTDQIVPFEVKTKKGTIEFKVDEHPRATSMEKLSQLKPVFKENGTVTAGNTSGRNDGAGVVLLMSEEAAERYEKKPKAKIIAQAVAGVSPEIMGIGPAPATRKALKQAGLTLDDIGLIELNEAFAAQSLAVIKELELDMNRVNVNGGAIALGHPLGGTGGVLMTKLLHEMERRGEKYGLVTFCIGGGLGITTIVENLQV, encoded by the coding sequence ATGAGAAATGCCGTCATTATTGATTCTGTCCGTACTGCAGTAGGGCGTATGGGAGGAACGTTAAAAGATATCGAGGTGGATTATTTAGCGGCCAAAGTGTTAGACGAAATTTTGGTGCGTACTGGAATCGATAAAAGTCATGTAGATGAAGTGATTCTTGGTCAAGCAAAACAAAGTACAGATGCTCCTAATTTAGCTCGTTTGGCCCTTTTACGTGCTGGGCTTCCTATTGAAATAACTGGGTACACGGTTCATCGTCAATGTGGCTCTGGGATTCAAGCAATGAATAATGGTGCACAACAAATTATGTGCGGATTATCAGATATCATCATTGCTGGCGGTGCTGAAAGTATGAGCACAGCACCATACTATCTTCGAAATGCTCGATATGGATTTGGAATAGGAAATGCTGAAATTCTTGATTCCAATACGGAAAGTCAGCCCCGAGCACAGCCGATTGAAACTTACGGCCATTTAACGATGGGGATGACAGCAGAGAATTTAGCTGAACAATACTCTATATCTCGAACAGAACAAGATGAATTTGCACTTAGGAGTCAAGAAAATGCTCAAAGAGCGATTTCTACAGGTTTATTTACCGATCAAATTGTTCCTTTTGAAGTCAAGACAAAAAAAGGAACGATAGAGTTTAAGGTCGATGAACATCCAAGAGCAACGAGCATGGAAAAGCTATCTCAGTTAAAGCCCGTTTTTAAAGAAAATGGGACGGTCACTGCAGGAAATACAAGTGGTCGTAACGATGGGGCAGGAGTTGTACTACTCATGTCGGAGGAAGCAGCTGAACGCTATGAAAAGAAACCAAAAGCTAAAATTATTGCTCAGGCTGTCGCCGGTGTATCGCCAGAAATTATGGGAATCGGACCTGCACCTGCCACACGCAAAGCATTGAAACAAGCGGGTTTAACATTAGATGATATTGGTCTAATCGAATTAAATGAGGCCTTTGCTGCTCAATCGCTGGCTGTTATTAAAGAACTAGAATTGGATATGAATCGAGTAAACGTCAACGGAGGTGCCATTGCTTTAGGGCATCCACTAGGAGGTACCGGTGGAGTACTTATGACAAAGCTGCTTCATGAAATGGAACGACGTGGAGAAAAGTACGGATTAGTTACATTTTGTATTGGTGGTGGTTTAGGCATAACAACGATAGTTGAAAATTTACAAGTTTAA